The genomic segment CAGGCGCCACCGAGGCGCTGCGGCGCATCGCCGCCGAGCACCCGGACGTGCTCGTCGGCGCGGGCACCGTGCTCGACACCGCTCAGGCGGCGGCCGCCCGGGAAGCCGGAGCGCGCTTCATCGTCTCGCCCGGGCTCAACCCGCGGGTGGTCGAGTACTGCCTGGGGCACGACCTCCCGGTGTTCCCGGGTGTCGCAACCCCCACCGAGATCGGGGCGGCGCTCGACCTCGGGCTCCGCGCGCTCAAGTTCTTTCCCGCCGAGGCGATGGGCGGCTTGGCGTACCTGAAGGCGGTCGCCGCCCCCTTCGGCGATGCGGCGTTCATCCCCACCGGGG from the Gemmatimonadales bacterium genome contains:
- the eda gene encoding bifunctional 4-hydroxy-2-oxoglutarate aldolase/2-dehydro-3-deoxy-phosphogluconate aldolase encodes the protein MTTVLETIGRLRIVPLIVIDDPAKADPLAKALVAAGLPCAEIAFRTAGATEALRRIAAEHPDVLVGAGTVLDTAQAAAAREAGARFIVSPGLNPRVVEYCLGHDLPVFPGVATPTEIGAALDLGLRALKFFPAEAMGGLAYLKAVAAPFGDAAFIPTGGIATAHLHAYLAFRPVIACGGSWMATKAWIDAGDFDRIRLETQQAMRLAHPT